A window of Brettanomyces nanus chromosome 2, complete sequence contains these coding sequences:
- a CDS encoding uncharacterized protein (BUSCO:EOG093408CJ~EggNog:ENOG41), protein MSMLKEIRSQSPQVIRTDARNVSIDSNNTSIDADNTFMSQQSHQSAKYSLDLPNLSTTSSTEPLQVPIIPSPNGKKSLDDSNAFLVRQNRHISGPRNYSIHRKRVAFDSEPSKIHTYHQQPVNGDTTIQHADVRWNTVPVIRSANSQIVKQIPQTHKPLPSIKPSESNYSIKSMPNMEAGLIANPLFSTGDSIKKRKKKKKTVFNHITSENCPNLAYDHIEYMEQVKRGELKESQDVRENKQYRARVKESILPGSRFGRPSERTVDDAINDLGDLYETNIRNTDGNTLNLRRIASVKSTKSISAADRKLKTTIVNRRMRSLDLREGIQGFTDDDVREIIAKQSKDNDIADSNINTHSTAPRLSNVVGNFTKSFPGENKPENTDAERSHMTKRERRSISARSTSTIMTNESDFVSATEGESEDDDNIHEFSSENSSEKIADSVDDIEDDTERDDTVNEEVEEEPDNATVHEKVIVVDAPVILSKASVIATPAHDSATSSRNVSSSTNSSFAPDKFVLEVPQFDQEEPVSDLQSFKYDPNFPMLTSDVEVISKLRLKKTRDRRNGSELSRRGDVLDIWSRQDSFRRVSSHSDDFEPISPPSESRFIVHTKSPKVVQVVPSQRLSWSGVDSAVYGPKTWAERRKDVKDEEEHEVVTEEEVDENKPAAEPEPAAEPEPEPEPAAVEETTERDSPPPVEDSIDMETYLDHHISIDDDSFLKDAFFWNPDADDRVASEDKHRESDQTDREVSKLWRDGTLSKKTKVMSHSASNSVNFAHLSVDEMEKFMIRKRLASEDFEIKTVNATAEIGSYVPLQCEQRGQMIDPHFTQDEASVMVSDLAIPGGINDGSSLSEFETSPEAKENMDLFADDINPDTFKGKLMPVRKGDPVLLKEVEMKPQTSTLGSSDSQALFEGATISDQRNEIIKVESEPEQAPKQDEHKTEGVNASSELIDGEQGRMFIRIFNMHSLNFPDISRRQAKFQLVIDNGLHVLTTHYFDIGDQASIPIDKEFEFIVAKQLDIIITLKLRYQKLNDTLVEVKERKMVKSKNFFARLFGMKSIVTTTKYVNHPAKFDPLGKIVATDGSFSKIRINFDDYKSQIVCRPLNFNLNGFNEWNMKKSGKGDSMKPQPFRICSLGVQMLFIPRRSQYEVLPVSIKNAVSQVREVNKVMEYEHKGYMFQEGGDLDIWTRRFFKLKGYELFAYNDDTMKLKAKINLKRVVEIIYPEKQSAIYPPEEEGLDNRVISETLILNDGYKLRFSNEETIDFGCDSREDRDEWIQLLEEVILKNNFRRQPWVKEMSRVIKKSIEI, encoded by the exons ATGTCT ATGCTCAAAGAGATTCGTTCTCAAAGTCCTCAAGTGATTAGGACAGATGCCAGGAACGTATCGATCGATTCCAACAACACGTCCATTGATGCTGACAATACATTCATGTCTCAACAGTCGCATCAGTCCGCCAAATACAGCTTGGATCTTCCTAATTTATCCACTACCTCTTCTACAGAGCCTTTACAAGTGCCTATCATTCCTTCACCGAACGGCAAGAAGTCTCTTGATGACTCCAATGCTTTCCTGGTTCGACAGAATCGTCATATCTCTGGACCACGCAATTATTCAATACATCGAAAACGGGTGGCTTTTGATTCTGAGCCTTCGAAAATTCATACATACCATCAGCAACCTGTCAATGGTGACACGACGATTCAACATGCCGATGTCAGGTGGAACACGGTTCCAGTGATTCGGAGTGCTAACTCGCAAATTGTGAAGCAGATTCCTCAGACTCATAAACCTTTACCTTCAATTAAACCCTCAGAGTCCAATTACTCCATCAAATCCATGCCTAACATGGAAGCCGGTCTAATTGCCAATCCACTGTTCTCCACAGGAGATAGcataaagaagagaaagaagaagaaaaagactGTATTCAATCACATCACGTCAGAAAATTGTCCCAACCTAGCCTATGATCATATTGAGTACATGGAGCAGGTCAAAAGAGGTGAGTTGAAAGAGTCTCAAGACGTCAGAGAGAACAAACAGTATCGTGCAAGGGTTAAAGAAAGCATTTTACCCGGTTCTCGTTTTGGGAGACCCTCTGAGCGTACGGTAGATGATGCCATTAATGATTTGGGTGATTTGTATGAGACCAACATTCGTAATACTGATGGTAATACGTTGAACTTGAGGCGTATCGCTTCTGTTAAATCCACTAAAAGTATCAGCGCTGCAGAtagaaagttgaagacgACCATTGTGAACAGAAGGATGCGAAGTTTAGATCTAAGGGAAGGTATTCAGGGATTTaccgatgatgatgttagGGAAATCATTGCCAAACAATCAAAGGACAACGACATCGCTGATAGTAACATCAATACTCATTCTACGGCTCCCCGGTTGAGCAACGTGGTGGGTAATTTCACGAAATCATTTCCTGGAGAGAACAAGCCCGAGAACACCGATGCTGAAAGGTCCCATATGACAAAACGGGAGCGTAGAAGCATCTCTGCTCGTAGTACCTCAACTATTATGACTAATGAGTCTGACTTCGTCTCTGCCACAGAGGGAGAGAGcgaggatgatgataatattCATGAATTCAGTTCAGAAAACTCGAGTGAGAAGATAGCCGATTCAGTTGATGATATCGAAGATGACACTGAAAGAGATGATACTGTGAATgaggaggtggaggaaGAGCCCGACAATGCTACTGTACACGAGAAAGTGATAGTTGTCGATGCTCCAGTGATCTTGAGCAAAGCTTCTGTGATCGCTACACCAGCACATGACTCTGCCACCTCTTCTCGTAATGTCTCCTCGTCCACTAATTCATCATTTGCCCCAGATAAGTTTGTTCTTGAAGTGCCTCAGTTCGATCAGGAAGAGCCCGTAAGTGACCTTCAGTCCTTCAAATATGATCCTAACTTTCCTATGTTGACCTCTGATGTCGAGGTCATCTCCAAGCTTCGCTTGAAAAAAACACGGGATCGGAGAAATGGTTCCGAGCTGTCACGAAGAGGAGATGTTTTAGATATCTGGTCAAGACAAGATTCCTTCCGTAGGGTTAGCAGTCACTCTGATGACTTTGAGCCAATTTCTCCGCCTTCAGAGTCTCGGTTTATTGTCCATACCAAGTCTCCAAAGGTTGTTCAAGTGGTTCCATCCCAGCGTCTATCATGGTCTGGAGTTGACTCTGCAGTCTATGGACCAAAGACATGGGctgagagaagaaaggacgtcaaggatgaagaggagcaTGAGGTTGtaactgaagaagaggttgatgAGAATAAACCAGCTGCTGAACCTGAACCAGCGGCTGAACCTGAACCTGAACCTGAACCAGCGGCTGTCGAAGAGACTACGGAAAGAGATTCACCACCTCCAGTGGAAGATTCGATCGATATGGAAACCTACCTAGATCATCATATTTCAATTGATGACGATTCGTTCCTGAAAGACGCTTTTTTTTGGAATCCGGATGCTGATGATAGGGTGGCCTCTGAGGATAAGCATAGAGAGTCGGATCAGACAGATAGGGAGGTATCCAAGCTATGGAGAGACGGTACACTTTCTAAGAAAACGAAGGTCATGTCACATTCGGCAAGTAACAGTGTTAATTTTGCGCACCTCtctgttgatgagatggagaagttcATGATTCGAAAGAGACTTGCTAGTGAAGACTTTGAGATCAAAACTGTCAATGCCACGGCTGAAATTGGAAGTTATGTTCCTCTTCAGTGTGAACAAAGGGGTCAGATGATTGATCCGCATTTTACTCAAGACGAGGCTTCCGTGATGGTTTCTGATTTGGCCATCCCGGGGGGAATAAACGATGGTAGTTCTTTATCTGAATTTGAGACGTCTCCAGAAGCTAAAGAGAATATGGATCTGTTTGCCGATGATATCAACCCTGACACTTTCAAAGGAAAGCTTATGCCGGTTAGAAAAGGCGATCCTGTGCTATTaaaagaggttgaaatGAAGCCACAAACTAGTACTTTAGGATCCAGTGACTCTCAGGCTCTGTTTGAAGGTGCCACCATCTCTGATCAGAGAAACGAGATTATAAAGGTGGAATCGGAGCCTGAGCAAGCACCAAAACAGGATGAACACAAGACTGAGGGAGtaaatgcttcttctgagtTGATTGATGGAGAACAAGGTCGTATGTTTATCCGTATTTTCAACATGCATAGCTTGAATTTCCCTGATATCTCACGAAGACAAGCGAAATTTCAGCTTGTTATTGATAACGGATTGCACGTTCTGACGACGCATTACTTTGACATAGGAGACCAAGCAAGCATTCCGATTGACAAGGAGTTCGAGTTTATCGTGGCAAAGCAGTTAGATATCATTATAACTCTAAAGCTGCGTTACCAGAAGCTGAACGACACACTTGTAGAGgtgaaagagagaaagatggtcaaatccaagaatttcTTTGCCAGGTTGTTTGGTATGAAGAGTATTGTGACAACCACGAAGTACGTGAATCATCCTGCGAAGTTCGATCCGTTGGGCAAAATTGTGGCCACGGATGGTTCTTTCTCGAAGATAAGGATCAATTTCGATGATTACAAGAGTCAGATAGTCTGTCGTCCTCTCAATTTCAATCTGAATGGGTTTAATGAGTggaatatgaagaaaagtgGTAAGGGTGACTCTATGAAGCCTCAACCATTCCGTATTTGCTCTCTTGGAGTTCAAATGCTCTTCATTCCAAGGAGATCTCAGTATGAGGTACTCCCAGTTAGTATTAAGAATGCTGTATCGCAGGTTAGAGAAGTTAACAAGGTGATGGAATATGAACATAAGGGATATATGTTCCAGGAAGGAGGAGACCTTGATATTTGGACGAGGcgattcttcaagttgaaggGCTACGAGTTGTTCGCTTACAATGATGACAcgatgaagttgaaggcCAAGATCAACCTTAAAAGGGTAGTTGAGATTATTTACCCTGAGAAGCAATCGGCTATTTATCCCCCAGAGGAAGAAGGTTTGGATAACAGAGTCATTAGCGAAACATTAATTCTCAATGACGGCTATAAGCTACGGTTCTCCAATGAAGAGACTATCGATTTCGGCTGTGATTCCAGAGAAGACAGAGACGAGTGGATCCAACTACTCGAAGAGGTTATTCTTAAGAACAACTTTCGCAGACAGCCGTGGGTTAAAGAGATGTCAAGAGTAATCAAGAAGTCCATAGAGATCTGA
- the MDH1 gene encoding Malate dehydrogenase, cytoplasmic: MFSRIAARNFSSSAANAYKVSILGAAGGIGQPLSLLLKLNGKVTDLSLYDLKLAKGVAADLSHIPTKSVVHGFTLADDGLSRALQNADVVLIPAGVPRKPGMTRDDLFNTNASIVKGLAEACAENCPSAAICVISNPVNSTVPIVREVLKRKGVFNPQKLFGVTTLDTLRANRFISEIVGSDPAREDVSVVGGHSGVTIVPLISQTQYSDTIPKEKADALIQRIQHGGDEVVKAKDGAGSATLSMAQAGARFAGSVLSGLAGEQDVLEATYIDSPLFKDEGIEFFASRVTLGPQGVKEIHGLGLLSVAEEDMIATAKETLRKNIKKGIDFVKANA; encoded by the coding sequence ATGTTCTCTCGAATTGCTGCAAGAaacttctcatcttctgctgccAACGCTTACAAGGTTTCTATCCTGGGTGCTGCCGGTGGTATTGGTCAACCTTTGTCCTTGTTGCTGAAGTTAAACGGTAAGGTGACCGATTTGTCCTTGTACGATTTGAAATTGGCCAAAGGGGTTGCTGCCGACTTGTCCCATATCCCAACAAAATCGGTCGTCCATGGTTTCACTCTTGCAGACGATGGTTTGTCCAGGGCTTTGCAGAATGCAGATGTCGTCTTGATCCCTGCTGGTGTCCCAAGAAAGCCCGGCATGACTAGAGATGACTTGTTCAACACAAATGCCTCTATTGTCAAGGGTTTGGCCGAGGCTTGCGCTGAGAATTGTCCTTCAGCTGCTATCTGTGTTATCTCCAACCCTGTCAACTCCACTGTTCCAATAGTTAGAGAGGTGCTCAAGAGAAAAGGTGTGTTCAACCCTCAAAAGCTTTTTGGTGTGACCACTTTGGACACTTTGAGAGCCAATAGATTCATCTCAGAGATCGTTGGTTCCGACCCAGCTCGTGAGGATGTTTCTGTCGTTGGTGGTCACTCGGGTGTCACCATTGTCCCGTTGATCTCTCAAACCCAGTACTCTGACACTATTCCAAAGGAGAAGGCCGATGCTTTGATTCAAAGAATCCAACACGGTGGTGATGAGGTCGTTAAGGCCAAAGACGGCGCAGGCTCTGCTACTTTGTCTATGGCACAGGCTGGTGCCAGATTCGCCGGCTCTGTTTTATCTGGTTTGGCTGGAGAACAGGATGTTCTAGAGGCCACCTACATTGACTCTCCTTTATTCAAGGACGAAGGCATTGAATTCTTTGCTTCTAGGGTTACTTTGGGCCCTCAGGGTGTCAAAGAGATTCACGGTTTGGGCTTGTTGTCCGTTGCTGAAGAGGACATGATTGCCACTGCTAAGGAAACTTTGAGGAAGAACATTAAGAAGGGTATTGACTTCGTCAAGGCCAATGCATAA
- a CDS encoding uncharacterized protein (BUSCO:EOG09344DLY): protein MDDDDAFLYGEGGGKGNTGSTGIEAKDGDAVKAISTEDKETNNEENKKAESEEAENEEEDSSDSDVEFVIGSLESKPITDLVQEKDKEEDDVSGDGSVKAQTVPILTESKGLNIDEVGKYHDIPVNSLTFEELKDKPWRLPGADLSDYFNFGFDELSWLAYCKKQNTLRKDFNPAKVIAELMGGGAMPPPPAASSGGQGRVGGGPNMPPPPFMMPPMGMPFMPPNMQMPGMFNGINNNNNNNNSMNNTGGSRTPSLPNIPKLPSRPTSNSKSPEPSNRTSSMPQNSSYRDRADKATEMRSSGHSGNQNYRDRPSRRR, encoded by the coding sequence AtggatgacgatgacgCTTTTCTatatggagaaggaggGGGTAAAGGAAATACGGGCAGTACGGGAATTGAGGCGAAAGACGGCGATGCTGTGAAGGCGATAAGTACggaagataaagaaaccAACAACGAGGAGAACAAGAAAGCTGAAAGTGAGGAAGCTGAAaatgaggaggaagattcATCTGATTCTGACGTGGAGTTTGTCATTGGTTCATTAGAATCGAAACCAATTACAGATTTGGTGCAAGAAAAGGACAAAGAGGAGGATGACGTATCAGGAGATGGTTCTGTCAAGGCTCAAACGGTTCCAATTCTTACGGAATCAAAAGGATTAAATATAGACGAGGTGGGAAAATATCATGATATTCCTGTTAATTCACTTACATTTGAAGAGCTCAAGGACAAACCGTGGAGACTACCGGGAGCAGATCTTTCAGACTATTTCAACTTCGGGTTTGATGAACTTTCGTGGCTTGCCTATTGTAAAAAACAGAATACTCTTCGTAAGGACTTCAATCCCGCTAAGGTGATTGCTGAACTCATGGGAGGAGGTGCCATGCCTCCACCACCAGCAGCGTCTAGCGGAGGCCAAGGAAGAGTTGGGGGTGGTCCCAATATGCCTCCGCCTCCATTTATGATGCCACCTATGGGAATGCCATTTATGCCTCCCAATATGCAGATGCCTGGAATGTTTAATGgtatcaacaacaacaacaataataataatagcATGAACAATACGGGAGGATCAAGAACACCATCCCTGCCGAACATTCCAAAGCTTCCGTCCAGACCTACTTCGAATTCTAAATCTCCAGAACCTTCCAACAGAACATCATCGATGCCTCAAAACTCCAGCTATAGAGACAGGGCAGACAAGGCTACAGAGATGCGTAGCAGCGGGCATTCAGGAAACCAGAATTATAGAGACAGACCATCTCGTAGACGATGA
- the RPL43A gene encoding 60S ribosomal protein L43A, with amino-acid sequence MQILIFFKGLPSTGRAKRTKKVGITGKYGVRYGSSLRRQCKKLEIQQHSKYDCSFCGKKTVKRDSTGIWTCKSCKKTVAGGAYTISTAAAATIRSTIRRLRELAEA; translated from the exons ATGCAGattttgatatttttcaagGGCTTGCCTTCTACCGGGAG GGCTAAGAGAACTAAAAAGGTCGGAATCACTGGTAAGTACGGTGTCAGATACggttcttctttgagaagACAGTGTAAGAAGCTCGAGATCCAGCAACATTCCAAGTATGATTGCTCTTTCTGCGGTAAGAAGACTGTCAAGAGAGATTCTACTGGTATTTGGACTTGTAAGTCTTGCAAGAAAACTGTTGCCGGTGGTGCATACACCATCTCCACAGCTGCCGCTGCTACTATCAGATCTACAATCAGACGTTTGAGAGAGTTGGCTGAGGCTTAA
- a CDS encoding uncharacterized protein (EggNog:ENOG41), giving the protein MPGVTVSPLNRAFGAKITLPSYTNDPSKLNEEDFEELKKALLTYSVLVVPNQAGLSPESQYALTVRFDPTTGAHYGHDEKIFHSPLSVLAKDGKCVPRRPEVMMVGNGTFPAGHEGMKEFSLEHPSQSTFHKKVLTEEEIANHHTRFYRWHIDAALYEFSPPVVTTLLGVIVPPKTEKQVIYYEDSDEKLEVFTGATAFTSGKVAFSLLSEEDKKFALNTTVVYAPHPYIYIHNCRATSDGLTMVSEGKEMPLDKLPHWEESKLKKLPMVWTNPITGNPHLEFHSCCVYRLVNSTTGETVAELEKAREICHRLMRPAISPDHVYAHAWTEGDLCFFHNRGVIHSVTGEMPKDEKRLMHQCNVASGKDPK; this is encoded by the coding sequence ATGCCGGGAGTTACCGTTTCGCCACTCAATCGTGCCTTTGGCGCCAAGATCACTTTACCCTCCTACACCAATGATCCTTCTAAACTTAACGAGGAAGATTTcgaggagttgaaaaaggcTTTGCTGACTTATTCTGTACTTGTTGTTCCAAATCAAGCCGGGCTTTCTCCGGAATCTCAGTATGCGCTTACCGTAAGATTCGATCCTACTACTGGAGCACATTATGGACatgatgagaagatctTCCATTCTCCATTGTCTGTCTTGGCCAAAGATGGTAAATGTGTTCCCAGAAGACCAGAAGTCATGATGGTTGGTAATGGAACATTTCCTGCAGGTCATGAAGGAATGAAGGAGTTTTCTTTGGAACATCCTTCTCAAAGTACTTTCCATAAGAAGGTGTTGaccgaagaagagattgcCAATCACCATACGCGGTTCTATAGATGGCATATTGATGCTGCTTTGTACGAGTTCTCCCCACCTGTGGTGACCACTCTTCTTGGAGTGATTGTTCCTCCAAAGACAGAGAAGCAGGTCATCTACTACGAAGATAGTGATGAGAAATTGGAAGTTTTCACTGGTGCAACTGCCTTTACATCTGGTAAAGTAGCATTTAGTTTGTTATCCGAGGAAGATAAGAAGTTCGCCTTGAACACCACTGTGGTTTACGCTCCTCACCCTTATATCTACATCCATAATTGTAGAGCCACCTCGGATGGTCTTACCATGGTCTCTGAAGGTAAGGAGATGCCTTTGGACAAGTTACCACATTGGGAAGAGTCCAAACTGAAAAAGTTGCCGATGGTTTGGACCAATCCAATCACTGGCAACCCTCATCTAGAGTTCCATAGCTGCTGTGTTTACAGGTTGGTGAATTCAACGACTGGAGAGACTGTGGCAGAGCTGGAAAAGGCTCGTGAAATCTGCCACAGATTGATGAGACCAGCCATCTCTCCTGATCATGTCTACGCCCATGCCTGGACTGAAGGAGACCTTTGCTTTTTTCATAATAGAGGAGTGATCCATTCCGTTACTGGTGAGATGCctaaagatgagaagaggCTAATGCATCAGTGTAACGTGGCTAGTGGGAAAGATCCCAAGTAA
- a CDS encoding uncharacterized protein (BUSCO:EOG09343QQ8~EggNog:ENOG41), with product MRIFESKQVFEYPWEQVSAANWQKYPNEVSTHVKSVDVLRREYDSNKQILTTERLIGCSQKVPKWLICIMGCSDKSYVREICTVDLKKRTVTMRSCNLTWSNFLKVWETVVYSPDKKDPRSMTSFSQEAEITAHLTFQRVCDQIEEWSVQRFGQNAEKGKMGFDSVLEKLDPVWHAKFDDISGKTSKLFDQVNNRTSCVLKELNSRTGSVLKELTDRSECALHDVNDRTHSTVSQLADSILHKN from the coding sequence ATGAGAATCTTTGAATCCAAACAGGTGTTCGAGTATCCTTGGGAACAAGTAAGTGCTGCGAACTGGCAAAAGTATCCTAATGAAGTTTCGACTCATGTTAAATCTGTTGATGTTCTCAGAAGAGAATATGATTCCAACAAACAAATTTTAACTACAGAGAGATTGATCGGTTGCAGTCAAAAGGTGCCCAAATGGCTCATTTGCATAATGGGATGCTCGGATAAATCCTACGTCCGAGAAATATGCACTGTGGAtctaaagaaaagaaccGTTACCATGAGGTCGTGTAATCTGACCTGGAGTAACTTTCTGAAAGTTTGGGAGACTGTGGTGTATTCACCCGACAAAAAAGATCCCCGCAGTATGACGAGTTTTTCTCAGGAAGCAGAGATTACAGCTCATCTtacttttcaaagagtgTGTGATCAAATCGAAGAATGGAGTGTTCAGAGATTTGGTCAAAATGCCGAAAAGGGAAAGATGGGTTTTGACTCGGTTTTAGAAAAGCTTGATCCTGTTTGGCACGCTAAATTCGATGACATTTCTGGAAAAACCAGTAAATTATTCGATCAAGTCAACAACAGGACTAGTTGTGTATTAAAGGAGTTGAATAGTAGAACTGGCTCTGTACTCAAGGAGTTGACCGATAGAAGTGAGTGCGCATTACATGATGTCAACGATAGAACTCATTCAACTGTCAGTCAGCTTGCAGATTCCATTCTTCACAAAAATTAG
- a CDS encoding uncharacterized protein (BUSCO:EOG09343U97), with protein MLLRLSHRGIIPISRLLTCSSRYFCVSSSLLKEISDAAKTSEGPAPSESLVEKMAKINKEIHQVEKDSRYSLNDASLIHRPDLWKGLPDDTIIKLYRKRVVSLAEAAYIQSVYYDTESDQFDADTETDYDNYITEGEYMDDLAEPNEYDEYPTIAQDIVRDFRDQLEFNRKAAFELPALAKLREEYQPVSNKDKPVIYKYTSFLGEKNPAERKVVLKLKITDLQLSEDASHKLKLLAGPRYDYTTDILKMSSDKFLEQAQNASYLSDILKDLIAESNKDPQEFADVPLDTRSVDARLNKKRHKNKKVYEFPKDWERPIDKLDRKLDLQKLVELK; from the exons ATGCTTTTACGACTCAGTCACCGCGGAATCATTCCCATTTCCAGGCTACTTACATGCTCCTCGAGATATTTTTGTGTCagttcttctcttttgaaagaaatcAGTGATGCTGCTAAAACGTCTGAAGGACCTGCTCCATCCGAGTCATTGGTCGAAAAAATGGCCAAAATAAACAAAGAGATCCACCAAGTTGAGAAAGACTCCCGTTATAGCTTGAACGATGCCTCGTTGATTCATAGACCagatctttggaaaggCTTGCCGGATGACACCATTATTAAACTATACAGAAAACGTGTAGTCTCTCTGG CGGAGGCAGCCTACATTCAGAGTGTCTACTACGATACAGAATCGGATCAATTCGATGCCGATACTGAAACCGACTATGATAATTACATAACAGAAGGTGAATACATGGATGATTTGGCTGAGCCCAACGAATATGATGAGTATCCAACCATAGCGCAGGATATCGTTCGAGATTTCCGtgatcaacttgaattCAACAGAAAGGCAGCTTTTGAACTTCCTGCTTTGGCTAAATTACGTGAAGAGTACCAGCCTGTGTCTAATAAAGACAAGCCTGTCATTTACAAATACACGAGTTTTCTTGGTGAAAAGAACCCGGCCGAAAGAAAGGTTGTCTTGAAGCTCAAGATTACCGATTTACAGCTATCTGAAGACGCTTCTCACAAACTTAAATTACTAGCAGGTCCACGATATGATTACACCACGgatattttgaagatgagcaGTGATAAGTTCTTGGAACAAGCCCAAAACGCTTCCTATTTATCGGAtattttgaaggatttgatAGCGGAATCCAACAAAGATCCACAAGAGTTTGCCGACGTCCCATTGGACACTAGGTCAGTTGATGCTAGACTCAATAAGAAAAGGcataaaaataaaaaggtCTACGAGTTCCCTAAGGATTGGGAAAGACCCATTGATAAGCTGGATAGGAAGTTGGATCTCCAGAAGTTGGTTGAATTGAAATAG